Part of the Kineococcus aurantiacus genome, TCCACGAAGGACCCCGCCGCCAGGTGCGTGGGTCCCTCCCCCGGCACCGTCCACGGCCGGGTCCCGTACACCGCCTCCCCGTGCACCGTCAGCCAGTCGCCGATGCCGTGCAGGATCTCCACCTCCTCCGGGGCCAGCGTCCCGTCGGCCTTCGGTCCCACGTTGAGCAGCAGCACGCCGTTCTTGGCGACGACGTCGACGAGCTCGGCGACCAGCTCGGGGACGCTCTTGTACCGCTGGTCGGGCACCCAGCTCCACGACGTGCGCCCCACCGACGTGTCGTTCTGCCAGACCCGGGGGTGGATCCCGTGCAGCGCACCGCGTTCGACGTCGTAGACGGCGCTGCCGTCGGCGAAGGCGTTCCACTTGTAGTTGATGACCACCTCGCGCCCCCAGCGCGCCGCCTCGTTGTAGTAGTACGCGGCGAACAGCTTCAGGTAGGGCTCGAACGCCGGGGTCTCGATCCACCAGTCGAACCACAGGACCTGCGGCCGGTACCGGTCGACGAGCTCGACGGTCCGCAGCAGCCAGTCCTCCAGGAACTGCTCGTTCGGGGCCGTCTCCTCCCGCAGGGCCGGGCCGTAGAACGCCGCGTGCGCGGGGTCGCGCACGTCGGAGTCGAACTCCCGCCCGCCGTTCATGAACCACCAGTGCTCCGCGCGGTGCGAGCTCGCCCCGAGCACCATCCCCGCGGCCCGCACCGCGTCGCCGAGCTCCCCGACGACGTCCCGCCCCGGGCCCCGGGCGACGGAGTTCCACTCCGAGCGCGCGGTCGCGTACATCGCGAACCCGTCGTGGTGCTCGGCGACCGGGACGACGAACTGCGCCCCGGCCCGGTGGAACGTCGCCACCCAGGCCGCGGGGTCGAACCGCGGCGCCGTGAACCGGTCGACGAAGTCCTTGTAGCCGAACTCGGTGTGCGGGCCGTACGTGGCGACGTGGTGCTCGAACTCCGGGGTCCCCCGCCGGTACATGTTCCGCGCGTACCACTCGTTCCCGAACGCAGGCACCGAGTAGACGCCCCAGTGGGTGAAGACGCCGAACTTCGCGTCGGCGTACCAGCGGGGCGCGGTGTACCGCTGCAGCGACTCCCACGTCGGCTGGTACGGGCCGCGGGTGGCGACCTCGCGGACGCGGGCCAGTTCCGCGTCGTCGGCCCCCACGCCCCTCACCGCGGGTCCGGATCGACGACGGGACCGGGAGGGGCGAGGTGCGCGACGGGGACGCCGGACGCGGCGTCGCGGTACCGCTGCGGGTCGGCGGTGGACAGGGACACGGTGCGGGGTTCCCTTCAGGGGGCGAGGTGGTAGGTGCGGACGGCGTTGCCCGCCAGGACGGCGGCGCGCTCGTCCGGGCTCAGCGGGTCGAGCAGGGACCGGGTGCGCTCCACCACGGTCGGGTAGTCGTGGGCCAGGGTGCTGACGGGCCAGTCGGTGCCGAACAGCAGGCGGTCGGCGCCGAAGGCGGTGAGGACGTGGTCGACGGCGGGCCCGAGGTGCTCCTGGTGCGCCAGCGTGAACAACCCGGAGACCTTGCAGCGGACGTTGGGCCGCGAGGCCAGCGCCGTGACGCCCCGCTCCCAGGCCGGCAGGTCGCCCGAGCCGAGCGGGGGTTTCGCCCCGTGGTCCAGGACGAACGAGGTGCCCTCGCAGCGCCGGGCCAGCTCGGCGGCGGCGGGGAGCTGGTCCCAGCGGACGAGGAGGTCGACGACGAGGTCGCCCACCGCGCCCAGCGCCCGGACGACCTCGGGGCGCAGCAGCCAGTCCGGGTCCGGCTCGTCCTCCACCTGGTGCCGCACGCCCTTGAGGAGCTCGCGGTGGCGCAGGCCGTCCACCTGCCCCGGGACGTCCCGCGCGTGGTCGACCCAGCCGACCACCCCCGCGACGAGCCCGCCGGAGGCGGCCGCGACGTCGAGGAACTCCTGGGTCTCGGCCAGGTCGGAGACGGTCTGCACGAGCACCGTGCGGTCGACGCCCGCCGCCCGCGTCACCCGCCGCAGGTCCTCCAGCCCGAACGGCTCGGCGAGCGCGGGGACCATCCACGGGTAGTCGCGCCGCGCCGGGTCCCACAGGTGGTGGTGGGCGTCGACGATCACGCGCTCACCCCGCCGGGCAGCAGGGACTCGCGGCGCAGCGCCTCCCACACCTCGGGCGGTGCGGGGTCGAACAGCGCCGCGTCGCGCCGCACCTCGGCGGGGGAGCGCACGCCCAGGACCAGGGAGGCGACGGCCGGGTGGGCCGCGGCGTGCTGCACGGCCAGGGCCGGCAGCGTCGTGCCGTGCTCGCGGGCGACCCGCGCGATCCGGCGGGCCCGCTCCAGCAGGTCCGCCGGTGCGGGCCCGTAGGCGTACGTGGCGTCCGGGGGCGGCTCGTCGTGGGCGAGCAGGCCCGAGGCGAACACGCCGCCGAGGACGACGGCCGTGCCGGTGCGCGTCGCCGCCGGGAACAGGTCGGCCGCCGCGGAGGCGTCGAGCAGGTGGTAGCGCCCGGCGACGAGGACGACGTCGAGGTCGAACTCCTCCACGAAGCGCGCCAGGGGCGCCGAGGAGTTCATGCCCGCCCCGACCCCCCGCACGAGCCCCTCCTCGCGCATCCGCAGCAGCTCGGGGATCGCCTCCCGGCGGGCCTGGTCGAGGTGGTCGTCGGGGTCGTGGACGAGCGCGACGTCGACGCGGTCCAGGCCCAGCCGCTCCAGGCTGTCCTCGATCGAGCGCCGGACCCCGGCCGCGGAGAAGTCCCACACCCGTTCCCGGGTGGCGGGCACGTCGAAGCCCTGGCTGTCGCGCCCGGTCCCGGCGCAGGGCACGAGCAGCCGCCCCACCTTGGTCTGCAGCACGAACTCCGCCCGCGGCCGGTCGCGCAGGGCCGCCCCGACCCGTTCCTCGGCCAGCCCCAGGCCGTAGTGCGGGGCGGTGTCGACGTAGCGGACGCCGGCGTCCCAGCAGGCGTCCACGGTGGCGCGGGCCTGCTCGTCGCTCACGGCGGTGTAGAGGTTCCCCAGGGCGGCCGACCCCAGGCCCCACGGCGGCAGCTGCAGCACCGCCTCACCCCTGCCGCGCGGGCAGGCGCAGGGAGTGCGTCCCGCCGTCGACGGCCAGCACGACCCCCGTGGTCGCCGACGACCGCGGGTCGGCCAGGTGAACGACGGCGTGCGCGACCTCGTCGGCGCTGACGAGCCGCCCCGTGGGCTGCCGGGCCTGCAGCGCGGCCCGCTCGGCGGCGGGGTCGTCGGTGGCGTCGAGCAGCCGCTGCACCCACGGGGTGTCCGCGGTGCCGGGGTTCACGCAGTTCACCCGGATCCCGTCGGCCAGGTGGTCGGCCGCCATCGCCAGCGTCAGCGCCTGGACCGCCCCCTTGGTCGCCGAGTACAGCGCCCGCTGCGGCAGGCCCGTCCAGGCCGCGATGGAGCAGGTGTTGACGACGGCGGCGTGCCCGGAGGCCCGCAGGTGCGGCAGGGCGGCGCGGGTGGTGCGCACGATGCCGAGGACGTTGACGTCGTAGACGCGGTGCCACTCCTCGTCGTCGTTGGCGGTGACGTCGCCGACGGCGCCGACCCCGGCGTTGTTCACGAGGACGTCGAGCCCGCCGAGGTGGGCGACGGCCTCGGCGACGGCGGCGCGCACCGAGGCGTCGTCGGACAGGTCGGCCCGCACGCCGTGGGCGCCGGGCGCGGGGTCGCGGTCCAGGACGACGACCCGCGCGCCGTCCTGCGCGAACCGCCGCACCGTCGCCGCGCCGATGCCGGACGCCCCGCCGGTCACCAGGACCCGCAGCTCCTTCACCGCCGGCCCCCCGCGGGCGCGCGGAGGCGCGCGGCGTCCGGGGCGGGGCTCGTGGACCCGGTCATCAGGCCGCCCCGAGGACCTGTCGCATGCGGCCGAGGCCGTCGACCTCGCACTCCACGACCTGCCCGGCGCGCAGGTACGGCTTGGGGTCCGGCCGGCCCAGGGCCACGCCCGCGGGGGTGCCCGTGTTGACGAGGGCACCGGCCTCCAGCACGGTGAACTGCGACAGGTACCGGACGAGCTCGCCGACGCCGAAGACCATGTCCTTCGTCGTGCCGTCCTGGCGCAGCTCCCCGTCCACCCAGCAGCGCAGCCCCAGCGCCGAGGGGTCCCCGACCTCGTCGGCCGTGACGAACCAGGGGCCGAGGGGGTTGAAGGTCTCGCAGTTCTTGCCCTTGTCCCAGGTGCCGCCGCGCTCGATCTGGAACTCGCGCTCGGACACGTCGTGGGACACGACGTACCCGGCGACGGCGGCCAGGCCCTCCTCGGCGGAGTCGAGGTAGCGGACGGTGCGGCCCAGGACCACGCCCAGCTCGACCTCGTAGTCGGTCTTGACCGAACCGCGCGGCACGAGGACCTCGTCGTAGGGACCCACGACGGTGGAGGGGATCTTGAGGAAGACCACCGGCTCGTCGGGGACCGGCGCGCCCGTCTCGGCGGCGTGGTCGCGGTAGTTCAGCCCGATGCACACGACCGCGTGCGGGCGCGGGACCGGCGAGCCGACCCGCAGGCCGCCGGCGTCCAGCGCGGGCGCGCCCGCGAGGGCGGCGCGGGCCCGGTCCAGGTCGGCGAACGACCAGGCGACGTCGGGGTCCAGCACACCGGACAGGTCCGCGTACGTGCCGTCCTCGCGCAGCGCGACGGGTCGTTCGGCACCCGGGGGGCCCAAGCGCAGGAGCTTCACGGTGTCTGCCTCTCCAGGGGTGCGGGGTCCGGCGGCCGCCGGGGCCGGGCCTCCGCGACGTCGGTGTCACTGCGGCGGGCCGCACGGAGCGCCGAGGGAGACCTCGGACGTCTGAAGCCTGTCCCGCGCTCGGTCGGCGCGTCAAGTGGGGAGATCCCCGGTCTCCCTCCTCAGGACGTCAGATGTCTGGCGGGCCACAGCCGCAGCACGACCGACCGGGCGACGTCGTAGGCGAGCGTCGCGGCCTTCAGCCCCCACCGCTCCCCGAGCCGGTGGTCGGCGGCCGGGACGAGCCGGGCGGCCAGGTCCGGGCGCTGCCGGGCCACGTACCGGCGCGCCCGCCAGGCGTGCACGGGCGAGGAGGCGATCGCCAGGTACCGCCCGGCCTCCAGCCCGGCGAGGGAGAACTCGACGTTCTCCCACGTCGTGCGCGCCTCCTCCTCGGTGCGGGTCCGGCCCGGCGCGACGCCCAGGACGTCGCGGGCGTGGGCGGCCATCACGGCGGCCTCGCTCGGGCCGCCGTCGCGGGCGTACCCGGAGAACACCAGCTGCGCCGTCGGCGAGGTGCGGACGGCGATCTCGGTGCGCCAGCGCTGCATGCGGCTGACCGAGCCGTCCGCGCGCGGCGGGCAGCCCAGGACCAGCACCACGTCCGGGGCGACGCGGCGGCGGCCACCGGGGAAGCCCCGGCGCGACGCGAGCGCGTGGACGGCCTCCACGCCCACCAGGACACCGGCCACGAGGCCCAGCACGAGACCCGGCACCAGACCCGGCACGAGCGCCGAGGACCCCGCGCCGAGGGGTCCTGCGGTCCGGGGCACGACCTCACCCTGGCCCGCCCACCGGCGGCGGGCAACCGGGTAGCGCTACCGTCCGACACTCCGGCGTGCCACCCCCGTCCCCGGGGGCGACCCGGCGTGCCAAGCTGGTCGGGCCCAGGACGTCCCGAGAAGGCCGGTCATGAAACTCGCGCAGTCGGACAAGCTCGCCAACGTCCTCTACGACGTGCGGGGGCCCGCGCTGCGGCGGGCCCAGCAGCTGGAGGAGGCCGGGCACCGCATCCTCAAGCTGAACATCGGCAACCCGGCCCCGTTCGGCTTCGAGGCCCCCGACGAGCTGCTGCAGGACATGATCGCCAACCTGCCCGTCGCGCAGGGCTACAGCGACTCCAAGGGCATACCGTCCGCGCGCCGGGCCGTCGTGCAGTCCAGCCAGCTCAAGGGCGTCCCCGACGTCGACGTCGCCGACGTCTACATGGGCAACGGCGTCAGCGAGCTCATCGTCATGGCGATGCA contains:
- a CDS encoding alpha-L-fucosidase; this translates as MGADDAELARVREVATRGPYQPTWESLQRYTAPRWYADAKFGVFTHWGVYSVPAFGNEWYARNMYRRGTPEFEHHVATYGPHTEFGYKDFVDRFTAPRFDPAAWVATFHRAGAQFVVPVAEHHDGFAMYATARSEWNSVARGPGRDVVGELGDAVRAAGMVLGASSHRAEHWWFMNGGREFDSDVRDPAHAAFYGPALREETAPNEQFLEDWLLRTVELVDRYRPQVLWFDWWIETPAFEPYLKLFAAYYYNEAARWGREVVINYKWNAFADGSAVYDVERGALHGIHPRVWQNDTSVGRTSWSWVPDQRYKSVPELVAELVDVVAKNGVLLLNVGPKADGTLAPEEVEILHGIGDWLTVHGEAVYGTRPWTVPGEGPTHLAAGSFVDSTARDHTGADVRFTVREDPSGTHLYATALGPVTDGVLRVRSWGSGAGLLGEFDDLRVLGHAGPVTSRRTAEALEVDVPADRVGTSGVVVRVTRREPVPPPRHDGLH
- a CDS encoding amidohydrolase family protein encodes the protein MIVDAHHHLWDPARRDYPWMVPALAEPFGLEDLRRVTRAAGVDRTVLVQTVSDLAETQEFLDVAAASGGLVAGVVGWVDHARDVPGQVDGLRHRELLKGVRHQVEDEPDPDWLLRPEVVRALGAVGDLVVDLLVRWDQLPAAAELARRCEGTSFVLDHGAKPPLGSGDLPAWERGVTALASRPNVRCKVSGLFTLAHQEHLGPAVDHVLTAFGADRLLFGTDWPVSTLAHDYPTVVERTRSLLDPLSPDERAAVLAGNAVRTYHLAP
- a CDS encoding aldo/keto reductase; protein product: MLQLPPWGLGSAALGNLYTAVSDEQARATVDACWDAGVRYVDTAPHYGLGLAEERVGAALRDRPRAEFVLQTKVGRLLVPCAGTGRDSQGFDVPATRERVWDFSAAGVRRSIEDSLERLGLDRVDVALVHDPDDHLDQARREAIPELLRMREEGLVRGVGAGMNSSAPLARFVEEFDLDVVLVAGRYHLLDASAAADLFPAATRTGTAVVLGGVFASGLLAHDEPPPDATYAYGPAPADLLERARRIARVAREHGTTLPALAVQHAAAHPAVASLVLGVRSPAEVRRDAALFDPAPPEVWEALRRESLLPGGVSA
- a CDS encoding SDR family oxidoreductase, which produces MKELRVLVTGGASGIGAATVRRFAQDGARVVVLDRDPAPGAHGVRADLSDDASVRAAVAEAVAHLGGLDVLVNNAGVGAVGDVTANDDEEWHRVYDVNVLGIVRTTRAALPHLRASGHAAVVNTCSIAAWTGLPQRALYSATKGAVQALTLAMAADHLADGIRVNCVNPGTADTPWVQRLLDATDDPAAERAALQARQPTGRLVSADEVAHAVVHLADPRSSATTGVVLAVDGGTHSLRLPARQG
- a CDS encoding fumarylacetoacetate hydrolase family protein, with the protein product MKLLRLGPPGAERPVALREDGTYADLSGVLDPDVAWSFADLDRARAALAGAPALDAGGLRVGSPVPRPHAVVCIGLNYRDHAAETGAPVPDEPVVFLKIPSTVVGPYDEVLVPRGSVKTDYEVELGVVLGRTVRYLDSAEEGLAAVAGYVVSHDVSEREFQIERGGTWDKGKNCETFNPLGPWFVTADEVGDPSALGLRCWVDGELRQDGTTKDMVFGVGELVRYLSQFTVLEAGALVNTGTPAGVALGRPDPKPYLRAGQVVECEVDGLGRMRQVLGAA
- a CDS encoding ElyC/SanA/YdcF family protein; protein product: MPRTAGPLGAGSSALVPGLVPGLVLGLVAGVLVGVEAVHALASRRGFPGGRRRVAPDVVLVLGCPPRADGSVSRMQRWRTEIAVRTSPTAQLVFSGYARDGGPSEAAVMAAHARDVLGVAPGRTRTEEEARTTWENVEFSLAGLEAGRYLAIASSPVHAWRARRYVARQRPDLAARLVPAADHRLGERWGLKAATLAYDVARSVVLRLWPARHLTS